The Acipenser ruthenus chromosome 30, fAciRut3.2 maternal haplotype, whole genome shotgun sequence genome includes the window ACATcggcagtattgccaaagcatttaCAAAGTACAAtcaaagttaataataataataataataataataataatacagcatttaTAAACATTGtgaacatatttaaatacaaatagtaaCTAGAACAAGATAAAGACACGGAATTAAACATTGCAACACTAAATTATTAataaccccctccctccccagcagTGCCCCGGGAAGTCGCGCCTTTATTAAAAGGCTATACTAGTACTATTACGccgtgctgtgcttttactgtggggaagtTTTAAAAGGGTGCTTCAATATTTGTACAGTGAGTGAGCAGCCTGCCAGCTGCATTACTGGAACTCGTTGGTTTATTTTGAGGCGGGAAGGCAGGGGGAACAGGTTGGGCAGTGTTTCTTGTCAAGTCACCTGAGAGAACCGGTTTGATAACAACCCTCTGAGTCTCCCGAGCGCTGGCTGGACTCACAGGGAGCTGCAGCATTGCGGGTCCTTCCTCTGAAGATGAGAGCTGGTGACACAGTGTTTGGGGCTCTGCTGCTGCTCTGGGGCCCCGGCGCACTGACCTTGGTCTCTGTTTGTGAGGGGAGCCCTGAAGGAGGTTTCAGACCGGAGCTGGTCGAGGTGCACAACAGATCAGTCTTGAGGTGCCTCAACAGCTGCTCCCAGAAGGTGAGAGAGCGTCACGCTTGTCTGGTCTCGCCTTTCTACAGACCAGCAGCGTTCCGCTTCTCTGGGGCTAGTCTTGCTTAGCCATGCTTTTGCTATTCTTTACTGCGCTTGCCTGTGCTTTTTTTGGTTATACTGTAGTGATTAGCTACGGTGTAGAGATAACAAGCTCGGGTCTGTCctgttaaactcatagtaaaaccaggaatggatcaaactctgcaatgggagtcttattcccagaGTCGTTGTCTGCTGTTTTCTAACAATGTGAAACCAAGTCATACATCATCATATGTGTCTGAATAGTACACAGATCCTGGCTGCTGAGTGATATTCAGCAGTTAAAATACTGAGTTCAGGTCTGGCTGGTAAGtttcccagagctgcgttgtcctccgatccTGTAGCTCTGAGGTGCCTGCATGGCgggtctgcagagtgaaaaggaGCGGACACTGActgcacacgtttcggaggacagcgtgtgtccgtcttcgccGCTCTCGAGTCAGGGGTGAGTTTAAAAATAATTGTCTATtccaaaattggggagaaaatgataaaaacaattggcgactactacatttaagataaataaaaaaaatactaagttCAGCGGTCTGATAGCAGTACTGCTTTTGTACTTCTGGcagtaaaccaaaataaacaaatgaaacggTGATTCCTGTTCTTAATCATACCCAAGGGTTTCAAGCTATCATCCTGTTTGGGCTTGCGTTGTATTTTtaacaaatgttaaaaaaaaatgtgtttcctttttttaaaatagaatCTTGTTCACTACCTTTACAGAACCTGTCCTGTACCCTCGTTGAAGGTAAGCATTTtaaatacagatatatatatatatatatatatatatatatatatatatatatatatatatatatatatatatatagaaagccATTAAGTGGACAAACGGAGGAGCAGGTGGTTAATGTGATCGAGCTGCATAGCCCTCACCTGTGTGCTGGTTCATATGTACAATTCTGTCTTACAAACAGAAACAATTCTAATTTAACAATGATAGACCAAGTCACTATCCTGTGGGTGAAGGAAACCCAGTAGAAGTGAAACACACTCACGGTTCAGACAGGCTTTGGTTCCTTTAGAGAACAGTGTCCCTAAGGGAAGTGCTATCGGAGCGGGGAAGCTGGGTAAGAGGTTGGGATCAGAGGGTCCTGTAtctccctgtgtctgtgtgtttgtccaGGCTGTCAGGGACCCCAGGCTGGAGAGTGGACGTCCTCTCCTTACAAGCTCGCGGTCTCCGTCGTCTACCTGGAGGACAGAAAAGGGCCTGGCCTGCAGATCAACTTCTCCCTGGCGCCAGACGGTGGGTACTGCTCCTCGTGAGACGGGGTGGGCACACGGACCAGGGCGTAGTGAGAGTGGAAGAGAGGCATACACACTCTTCAACTAGAGACTCCCTCGAGCACGCAGACGTTAAAACACACCAGTGATAAACTGCATCTCCACACCCATCGTGAGAGGATACCAGAGCCAACGAAAAAGTGGCTTTGAGTTTGAATAAAGGGATTCCAGGAAACTAGGGTGGTGTTTCAGCTGTTTGCTTCTTGCAGGTGTAAtagtttgcttgttttgtgtttgcagCTAACCTCCTGTATGTGAACAAGACAGTGATTGAGATCTCCATGGCAGACAGGAGACACTGCATGACGCTGCAGTACACAGGGAGCTTCACTGCACAGGTCAACCACAGGGGGGAGCCGGTGAGCtctgcaggacacacacacacacacacactcttcataCCATacgtttttccattaaaaaagatACCAATTTGATTGTGGGTCTTAATTGACAGATATTAAACGTTATAGAATAATGGCGTATGAATTTAATGAATGGCGTTGAAAGGTTGTGTGGGATTAACGGATGGCCGATAGAACGCAGCTGACCAATCAGAAAGCAGGatttttccaagcaggtttataATAAGGATTCTCGTAGCTGTAATGATTCCACAGTCGTAGCATTAGTAATATGGTTTGAAGTGTGAATAACAGGAGAGTGTTTCTGTTCCCCATCTCTCTGCAGTGGAGTTTCTCCTACATCGCCTGCATGACAGTGAAGCCTGGACAGAGCCTGTCCATCAGTCTGTACAACATGCCCTACGGGTACCAGTCCCTCACCCGCACCCTGCAGCTGCCCGGTACGCCCGCTTACCCTGCCTTTCTCCGCCACTGACacatggggggggggtgggggggggggggtggggggcattcTTTGAGTTCTTCTTGTGCTGGGAATGTCTTGTATAATTGATcttctcatttgtttttttttcagactgtGAAAACCCTCTGATGAAGGAATATGCTGGGGAGTTGTGCCCCGGTAAACACTTGTTCCGAGGGTTCGGTGGTGGGCAGGGGGTTCTTATAACTAGCGGGGGGACTGTATGAGTTTAGGGTTTGATCCATAGTAAACATGCCATTTACATACAGTGGAGGATGAGGGTTCTGTGGGTGTGGTGTTGGAGCCCTCCTTTGTGACTGCTGTTGCTCTTTGTGTCTCCCCAGCTATCCTGATCCACAGCAGGCTGAGCCAGGGGGTGCTCAACGTCAGCTACTCCAGCTCGCTGGCTGACCCCTCCTACCTCGTCTGGCTGTGTGTCTGGAACGCACACTTCTGCAGCAGCGAGGACGCCAGCCCTGTCGCCGTGAGTCACCGGCCCCGCGAACAGCCACCCGCCAAAACAAAAGATCATTCAATGAGTGTTGCGCTGTGCACTGACGCTCCTGCGTGAAGCGTTGTGCGCTGAACTGCAGTCAGCcctcaggagtcttttcagaagcatttttagTTAGGAAGCACGGCAAATAACGATCGGACCGAATCCTACAGAACACATTATAATATCCAACAGGCATGAAGTGAAATTAGGAACATGCTGAGTATCCCTTTAAGAGGATCCAGTGAGGTCTGTTAGGCTGAAGGCTCTTTGGGTTTGGTTTGGGTCGGGCTCTGacactgtttgttttattgacaGGCTCCGGTCGAGGTCGCTGGGCGAGAGAACAGCGTTATCTTCCACAATGTTACAGCCCTGCCCTGCCTGTGCGTTCGGGTGAGTAACGAGCTTGTCTCCACACCACGCAGTGCGCTTCATAACAGCTGGCAGTGTCACAGACAGAAGCCGGGCACAATCTGACCAATGCCTTTCAAATAAAAGGGTCCCAGCTGTTTGCAGGTGTAGTTTCAGCACTGCAGACCTGTACCCAggtctaggaaagagaactcagaACTGCAGAGCTGGCATCAGGATGGGATCAGTGGGATCAGATGATGTTAAATTCATTTAGACAGGCTGTTATGTATAAGGTATCCAGCCATAGGACCATGTGGTTATAATACTAGCCAAGAAGAAGTGAGTCTGGTTGAGAGGTTAAAACAACAGGCTGAGAGCCAGATGACCCCCCAGCTCCCCAATTCATCCCCTCTGTCTCACTGCAGGTCATCTCCAAGATGTCCGGTCCACACCATGAGGGTCAGGACTGCCCCTTCAGGGGTAAGAGCTACTGGGGTACACTATAATAAAGAGATCCGCGTGACTCGCATAGTTAAAGCAAGGCTGCTTGGAGTCATGCAAGTGCGCTTTGGATCCTGGTCTCCTCCTTCACAATACTGGTCAGGTTCCCAGGCTGGGCCGTCCTGTCCTTCCCTCCGAGTTTCACTGGCCTGGTCAAATCTGTTGCTTGTTTTCTGTGAGTGAAAAGAGGTGATTGTTTAGACACTGGGATGGAAAGTGAGGCCacatttgaattttgcatctcaAACTGGGTAGAAAGAAGAGGTCTGCTTTTTTTTGTATCATGCATCATACAAAATAGGTCTGTTTTTTAAAGTCTATGACTCTGTCTTGACATCATTAAATACAACAGGAATGCAATGGGGAGGTCTGTGATAGTGCAGGGTTACGAGTTCAGGGCAGCGATATTAAGatcctccctccctgtctccccAGCCCATTTCCACCTGGATGTGAAGGTACAGCCTGGACCACGCTCTCTGCTCCTGCAGCTCTCCGGGTTCCCCAGGCCCTGCTCCCTTCTGCTCCAGACTCTACTGCTCCACACGGACCGGAGCTCGGGACTGCTCATCAACCTCACCCAGCCACAGAACATACTGGTACAGCACCCTCACACACCCAGCAGAGCTGCCTGCCTCTCACCAGCTTCTCTGATTCTTTGATTATATCTGCCTGTCTGCTGGTGTGTCTCTCTTCACTGTTTATTCTACATGTcaatctgcctgtgtgtctgtcagcttgtttttcttgcttctcagtctgtgtgtgtgccggTCCCCCGGTAAGTCTCTCTCTAACGTTTCTGTTCCCTCTGTCAGGTATCTGGTCCCCATTCTCAGGAGTTccccctgcctccctctctgCTGTACAGCTGGCCTGTCTGCATTAAGGTGagtgttattgttttaaatgagttGTGGTTCAAACCTGCCCCTGGGGTTCTTGTGATAGCACAGGAAGCCCTGCATTGAGCGCGGCTGTAGAAATGACCTGGGCTCGATCTCTTGCAGGTTTGGTCGGAGAATATCTACACAGTGCCTGAGAGAATTCACTGCACCAGCCCCGGTACGAACATTTAAGATTAAGCATTTTGCTTTTGTAGTATCTTCAGAGAGCTGTCAAGCTTCATCTTTGTTTATTATGTATGGCATGCTCCTTATAAAAGCGTACCATAGTAAAAGccttgcaaagtgtaataaagcacagtgaaggcatGCTATAGGGCTGTCGGCTTTTGAAGTTTCAAATGTGTTTGGTGATTAAATCCAGCAAACACGACAATGTTTTGCTCTTCAAAGTCTCTCTACCCTCCCAATACGGCAGTGGCATTCCTGTTCTGAGCTGTGTCTCTGTCTGATCCTCTCCTCAGTGGTGGCAGGCTGGACTGGTTCCAGGTGGTTTGGAGTTCTGCCCCTCTCCTTGGTGCTGGTTACCGTCGCAGTGTGCCTGCTTCTGCACTGGAAGTGTGAGTATAGAGAGTGCAGGTGCAGAGTCACTGTAGAGGATCTTCTGAGAGGGGAATGCTGGGGAGGGTTATTGGAGATGGAGGTTTCTATTAGCTGAAGATTGCATCAACAGCGTCTCAAGGAACGCCAGAGGATTACAAAAAGAAAGATGCAAATGATTACTGAACAGCAGTTCAGAGTACCCTCTATATAACACGCTGCACCACTTTGAAAGCTGCTTGTGTTTGGGGTTTAGCCAGTTGTTGGTCTCCTTACAAATAAAAGATTCCAGAAACGTGCTTTAACCCTTTCCTGCATGGCAACCTCAATGGGGATGGATAAAATAAACTCCCTTTCAGTCTTTATAATATGAAAGACGCAAGTGCATCATAGCCTCATAGGAGGATGCTATTTTTCCCCTTATAAAGCAGtggaaaaaaattgaaaacacattcaatgaaaaataatatttattttgtgtccaaaactacttttttcaactgttttcaatatttcatgcgtGGGTTAAAATCATATGATGGTTATTTGTCAAGGTCACCTTCCCACATGGAGAACAAGTAAAGTAATTAAAATGAACAAGTTTGCAAACTTCAGGCATGTTCTCAGCATGGGGgcctgagctccacacagctcttcatgttcacctgagctccacacagctcttcatgaTCACCTGAGCTCCACATAGCTCTTCATGTTcacctgagctccacacagctcttcatgatcacctgagctccacacagctcttcatgatcacctgagctccacacagctcttcatgttcacctgagctccacacagctcttcatgttcacctgagctccacacagctcttcatgatcacctgagctccacacagctcttcatgttcacctgagctccacacagctcttcatgttcacctgagctccacacagctcttcatgttctcagcatggggacctgagctccacacagctcttcatgttcacctgagctccacacagctcttcatgatcacctgagctccacacagctcttcatgttcacctgagctccacacagctcttcatgttcacctgagctccacacagctcttcatgatcacctgagctccacacagctcttcatgttcacctgagctccacacagctcttcatgatcacctgagctccacacagctcttcatgatcacctgagctccacacagctcttcatgatcacctgagctccacacagctcttcatgaTCACCTGAGCTCCACATAGCTCTTCATGTTcacctgagctccacacagctcttcatgatcacctgagctccacacagctcttcatgttcacctgagctccacacagctcttcatgatcacctgagctccacacagctcttcatcTAGAGCAGGATCCACCCTTCACACATAGGGGTGTAATGAGTCATGGCGTAGTGGTGAATCGTGATGCAGTGAATGAGAGCACAGCAAAGCTCATTGCAGTTCACCGAATGATTCGATTGAAGAATAAGTGAGTTGTATGGTTGGTATGGATACATACCCTCCCAGTCTCACTTCATCTTTTTTCATTAAacgatcatttgatcttattatacaTCATACAAGCAGTCAGTCTTgaccatcacatgtatcatgatacagaccctgttgtgacctgcatatcgtgGGACATATTGTATCGTTACACTAGTGTATTGTTATACCCCTATTGATGGAGTCATCCTTTCTTTTTATTTCCACAGACAAGCGAAAGTCCAGACTGTGCTGGGAGCTCCAGAGAGAGAACATGCATCTCCAGCAGCATGTCCCCTCAGGTGATTTTCACTAGAAGAATGCTCCTATAGCTATCAAGCATGGCAAATACCAATCAAAGCAGAGGCAACAGAGAATCATGCAGAACACGcacactgcagggatggaaataagactcccattgcatagcagtttgatctattcctggtcTTACTATgcgtttaataagactcacctgagcttgttacctacacactgtggctaagcaagcttgtattaaaatctAGAATGGGTCAATCtgcaatgcaacaggagtcttatttccatccctgcacagaCACATGTATTAAAATGTAGTTGTGCCTCTCCACACCcagtgtctgtctgactgtctgtctgcttCCACAGTGCGTgtgctgctgctctgctcctgggaTCACCCCTTCTTCCAGGCTGTGGTGGAGTCCCTGGCCCTCTTCCTGCGCGAGGAGTGTCGCTGTCACATGGCCCTGGATATGTGGGACCGCCGTGGCATAGCGAAGCTGGGCCCCGTGGCGTGGCTGAGCGAGCAGCTGGCCGTGGCTGACAGGGTGGTTCTTGTGTGGTCCAGAGGAGCCTCCCTGAAGTGGGAGGCGTGGAGATCGGGGCTGGAGGGGGGACCCGGCTTGATGGAGCCCGAGTTTGGGGACCTGTTCACCCCGGGACTGCTCCACTCTGTCGACAGCTACCTGCGGAGCGGCGAGGACAGGGTCTCTGTGGTGTGCTTCGACTCGGACAGCTCTCGTTCCGGGATACCCAGCTGCTTCAGGGACGAGCATGTTCACAGCCTGATGTCTGGCGCCGGGAAGTTTGTACAGAAGCTAAGCCACATCAAGGTGGATTTCAGGAGGACAGAGTCTGGGCAGAAGCTGCAGAGCAAGCTGAAGGAGTTCAGGGAGTATCAGAGACACTCTCCCACGTGGTTTGAGGACTGGCACCAGGGACTGCAGGGCACAGGGCTTCCCAAAACCACACAAGACCTAAGCAAGGAGAGGCGCAACAGTGCTCTTCTACATGGCTCTGAGTCCGAGGAAACAGCCTTGGAGGACGCTAGCTGTTCTAGCAGCACAGGCCAGGCTGAAGAGGTGGAGATAGGGGAGATAGCAGAGATAGTGGAGATAGCAGAGATAGTGGAGATAGCAGAGATAGTGCTGCCACCTGGACAGATTGAAAACCCTCCTCTGCAGAGATACCTGTCTGTGTCCTCTGGGTACGGCAGTCTTTCTCTCCCAGAATCCAGACTCCTTCCTCCCAAACCTGAGCCGTTTCAGGACAAGGAGCTGGGGGCCCACGTGGCTTGTTGAAGGATCATCATTTATCACAACCCATTCTGaggagttttgtatttttttacatttttaacatttcccTGTAACCCTGGCCTCTTGTTACGGCCACTGAAAGACATATATGTATGTAATGTAAATAATTGAAACATTTAATAAAGATCtctatgttttaaaatgacaggttATGTTATTTGTAGATGTGCCAAACAGAATATTCTAAAAATCAGTTCCCCGTTAAGCTCCATTGCCTTTCCCTTTTATTCTGATGATCTTTTTATCTTGGAAGTGTTACATTCGATCCTACTTAAGAGATCTCTGTCTATACGGGGCTGGTAATCGCGTAAACATTTTCAATCCCTAACTTCCTTGTTTATTTACCTTTTCAATGTGGTGCATTCCTTCAGTTTCACCTTTTTTTAAAGCCAGATGTTCTATGAGAAAGTTCTGTGGTCAACCACAACTGTGTGGCAGTGCCTAGCTGCACAGCTTCTAATTGGATGCAAGTTCTGAGGTTTCTGAGGTCTGTCTGTGTTATTATGGTCGGgtcagtcccgatttcctagcaagcgtcccgcgtcccgatgcatatgaagaaagtcccgatattgacccatagaaaaaaaatgtattgtgcacagtagagttagtgtaAACCACACTCTGTGCTCttcatgcggctgacacatctgctgatcactgaaggtaagaacgcttcattgtgtctaaaTGTTGGAAAGTATGCAGCAGGTGTATCAAGTTGCCAGCTGTTTGCATCAGTGTAGTTCCTCTACATGTTTCATCAGGCCAGGACTGTTGTAAAACGAACAAGGGCTTGTTTTCAGTGGCGCTGTGCCACACCGCATGCACACACCTGCAGCAATCTTCAACCGTTCTGTCTCTTTGTTTTGCTTCTGGTGACGCTGGTTTGATCACTGTTACATACAGGAATATACAGGATGGTGATCAAAACTTACACCCGAGAGCCAGTGTGTGTTTCAGAGCCAGTGCTGGCTGTGATGGTGGGGGTGGATACAGCTGATAATAGGACAGAGATCAAACTACCACATAAAGAGTCTTTTATAACTTACATTCGCTTGTTATCAGTATCTGCTTTACAAATCTGCAGAATGTGTGGTTTATCTGCAGTTGCAGTCTCCACATGGTGTTCCGTTGCAGGTTTGAGGAACACAGTGGTCCACCACATGCATGCTTCACAGATCAAACGGCTGTGGATAATGTTTTATGTGAGGGCTGTTTTCAGGTGAATCTCTTCCACCACAGGAGTGTTGACACGCAGGTTCTGTGACACCTGCACGGATTACTTCCTGGTGCCAATTCCATATCCGTTGTGACGTCACACCACCCACTGCCAATGGCACATGGGTTTACAGACTGCAGTATTCACTGTGTAAGCACCTTACTATGAACACAAGGGATGTGCTACAAACCTGCCTGAAGATTCCttcagaaatgtgtgtgtgtgtgtgtgtgtcatatatatatatatatgtatatatatatacacacacacacacacatttcttacCCATGCTATGCTTTATGGGTTACGGTACACTTAAgaaattattaatgtatttatgaaaTATTAAAACGTCACTGTGTATATTACCTTTCAGTTCAGGGTAGTGAGCATTGGATGTAGTGGCCACTAGAGGCCGCTAGAGGGTGCAATAGAAACAGTGTACAAATAATAGTaacagtgttgaaataatagtaacacaGTTTGATAGtgacagttaggtttaggggtaggggtagaggTTATGTTCAAGGGGtatgggttaggtttaggggttatATTTAGGGATTAAGTTTAGGGGTTTAGTAATTGTAAATGAGGTAAGGTGAATGAAGGAGTAACGTGGCGTTTAGTTCAATCAGAAATTTGGgagaatgttgtgtttttgagtgtgagttaagtgttaAGTTATTTTACAACCTCTAGCGGCCGCTAATGGCTACTACATCCGACGCTCACCGCCATGAACTAATACGCAGTAATGTTTTCACCtagatttaataaatacatgaatcatTTCTATATTTTCCTCAATTTATGGTGCTTAATCCATTtgagtcactgtgtgcacaattgctTCATGTTAAGTTTCCTGGCTATGAATCTATTTtctaatgcacttttttttttccaaagttaCGGCAGGGCAGCTTCTCCAACTCCAGAGTtcaaacactgttttaaaattcGTGACCGAAGAGGATAGTTGTGGAtgtccgagtggctcacctggtaataCAACGGCCCGgtggtggtgtgcagggtgagttgtACAGCCGGGtgaaggtttaaaaataaaaattaatgtatataattgatttttttcgTCGAGAAAGTTTCACACGTATTGAATTCCACTAACCATATAAACTGGACTTGTACTGAGAGTACAATCATTAAGAAATAAAGTTTTCACATTCTAGCACCACAGCTAGGAACCACAAAACCTCGACCAGTTAAGACACCGCACTTCCCGAGGAAGGGAGTAGAATTGTGTTGCAGTCTTCCGGTGCTTTTGGTTTCTCTCGCGTGAGTCTTATTTGAGCAATCTTTTATTAGAGATTTGGGTTTCTTTAGATATTGTAGGAAAACTGCAGCAGCTATGGGACCAGCGGAAAAGAAGCCGGCCAGGCCAGCAGGGATCGCCGAGTGGATCAGAGCTGCGTGCCGCTTCGCTACCGACAGGAACGACTTCAGAAGGTAGACTGAGCGGAGCCGAATATCTACTGCTGTCGAGAGTCGCAGGAATAGGTTTATATAGTAACATCAGCCTCTATCACGAAATACAAGCACATGGTCAGAACTTTATGACGGTAGCATTACTGCTATCACGTATACATAGTAATAGTTTAAAAACGAGTCATTGTGTGCATGCTCgcattgtgttgctgtttgacgATGCCGTGCAGAGCTTGTCACGACTACGATCAGCTCAGGATCTGCACTCGCTGGTTCAGATTTAGGGGTTCTTTCACAAACCCAGCTTGGCAGTAATCGTGGACTGCATGCTACATTGGGTAATGTTGCTATTCCAAGATTCGTGCAAAGCAGGCTCTGTGGAAGCAGCCCTTGGTGAGTGAGATGAAAGGTAAACGCCACTGCTGTGCTCTTTCCTTCCTTCCAGAAACGTGTTGGTAAATTTGGGCCTGTTTGCTGCTGGTGTTTGGGTTGCTAAGAATGTGTCCGACTTCGATCTGATGGCACCCCAGCCCATCTGATAACCAATCAGGACGATTGATTAAGGTGGGTATGAAGGATAGACTAGATAGATCTATACGCGCTGTACCATAACGTAACTCCTACATGAGGTCGTTCTTATTATGCagtatatacaaatacaaaatctttattaaaaaGCGAGGCATTGAACCGTAAACTGGGCAGAACAAGTTGTATTTCCGACGATTGAAAGAGTGACCATTGGCAAGAGATCACTGAACTTGTCAAGGGAGCGTAGGCGGTGTCTTTAAAGAGTTCTAAACGAGTTACTTGCATTTACTGAGAAAGCACTACAGCAAAGTGAAATGAGAATATGGTCAAATGGTTTTATAAATGTGCTTTGTAGTTTCACACACCCCCATGACTGACCTACAACTTGGGTATAAGGTCAGAGAGCAACTAACTCAAGGTC containing:
- the LOC117964372 gene encoding uncharacterized protein LOC117964372 isoform X1; the encoded protein is MRAGDTVFGALLLLWGPGALTLVSVCEGSPEGGFRPELVEVHNRSVLRCLNSCSQKNLSCTLVEGCQGPQAGEWTSSPYKLAVSVVYLEDRKGPGLQINFSLAPDANLLYVNKTVIEISMADRRHCMTLQYTGSFTAQVNHRGEPWSFSYIACMTVKPGQSLSISLYNMPYGYQSLTRTLQLPDCENPLMKEYAGELCPAILIHSRLSQGVLNVSYSSSLADPSYLVWLCVWNAHFCSSEDASPVAAPVEVAGRENSVIFHNVTALPCLCVRVISKMSGPHHEGQDCPFRAHFHLDVKVQPGPRSLLLQLSGFPRPCSLLLQTLLLHTDRSSGLLINLTQPQNILVSGPHSQEFPLPPSLLYSWPVCIKVWSENIYTVPERIHCTSPVVAGWTGSRWFGVLPLSLVLVTVAVCLLLHWKYKRKSRLCWELQRENMHLQQHVPSVRVLLLCSWDHPFFQAVVESLALFLREECRCHMALDMWDRRGIAKLGPVAWLSEQLAVADRVVLVWSRGASLKWEAWRSGLEGGPGLMEPEFGDLFTPGLLHSVDSYLRSGEDRVSVVCFDSDSSRSGIPSCFRDEHVHSLMSGAGKFVQKLSHIKVDFRRTESGQKLQSKLKEFREYQRHSPTWFEDWHQGLQGTGLPKTTQDLSKERRNSALLHGSESEETALEDASCSSSTGQAEEVEIGEIAEIVEIAEIVEIAEIVLPPGQIENPPLQRYLSVSSGYGSLSLPESRLLPPKPEPFQDKELGAHVAC
- the LOC117964372 gene encoding uncharacterized protein LOC117964372 isoform X2; protein product: MADRRHCMTLQYTGSFTAQVNHRGEPWSFSYIACMTVKPGQSLSISLYNMPYGYQSLTRTLQLPDCENPLMKEYAGELCPAILIHSRLSQGVLNVSYSSSLADPSYLVWLCVWNAHFCSSEDASPVAAPVEVAGRENSVIFHNVTALPCLCVRVISKMSGPHHEGQDCPFRAHFHLDVKVQPGPRSLLLQLSGFPRPCSLLLQTLLLHTDRSSGLLINLTQPQNILVSGPHSQEFPLPPSLLYSWPVCIKVWSENIYTVPERIHCTSPVVAGWTGSRWFGVLPLSLVLVTVAVCLLLHWKYKRKSRLCWELQRENMHLQQHVPSVRVLLLCSWDHPFFQAVVESLALFLREECRCHMALDMWDRRGIAKLGPVAWLSEQLAVADRVVLVWSRGASLKWEAWRSGLEGGPGLMEPEFGDLFTPGLLHSVDSYLRSGEDRVSVVCFDSDSSRSGIPSCFRDEHVHSLMSGAGKFVQKLSHIKVDFRRTESGQKLQSKLKEFREYQRHSPTWFEDWHQGLQGTGLPKTTQDLSKERRNSALLHGSESEETALEDASCSSSTGQAEEVEIGEIAEIVEIAEIVEIAEIVLPPGQIENPPLQRYLSVSSGYGSLSLPESRLLPPKPEPFQDKELGAHVAC
- the tomm6 gene encoding mitochondrial import receptor subunit TOM6 homolog, yielding MGPAEKKPARPAGIAEWIRAACRFATDRNDFRRNVLVNLGLFAAGVWVAKNVSDFDLMAPQPI